A single genomic interval of Chryseobacterium paludis harbors:
- a CDS encoding TlpA family protein disulfide reductase — MKRISQFLLLLSFSIAYSQTNFKMDISAPMFEKDSISIAPLMGMGDIHMLYNLTIHPDENVRFMKSFSAAFIKIHDQNTITGYIEYPQPILFSYFNAIENGAYGSDVFFIEKGDYTIKINDKNLDFTSGSETPTNAEYKKLKKQLELADKKLKPFEDNDAGDIEYKQKLLRNYIIKNPNSYVAFWEIVSDFSKYGFNRSYIENMPLFSKKIKGIFGYKEFDKVLKLENSTGVGGNFPDLKLNSSDKINTSNFSDYKLTLIDYWATTCKPCIKDLPKLVNLYETYKGKGIQFISVADDTVKERMDRANKILSENKVTWKNYFDLNKEFITKLHATGYPLQILVDQNGKIIARKFGELDQITTEIEKYIQ; from the coding sequence ATGAAAAGGATCTCACAATTTTTACTTCTTTTGTCTTTCAGTATAGCTTATTCTCAAACTAATTTCAAAATGGATATCAGTGCTCCCATGTTTGAGAAGGATTCAATTTCAATTGCACCTTTAATGGGTATGGGAGATATCCATATGCTTTATAATCTTACCATACATCCTGATGAGAATGTGAGATTTATGAAAAGCTTTAGTGCTGCTTTTATTAAGATTCATGATCAAAATACAATAACAGGATATATAGAATATCCACAACCCATACTTTTCAGTTATTTCAATGCTATTGAAAATGGAGCCTATGGATCTGATGTTTTCTTTATTGAAAAAGGAGACTATACTATTAAAATAAATGATAAAAACCTGGATTTTACTTCTGGCTCAGAAACACCAACAAATGCAGAATATAAAAAATTAAAAAAACAGCTTGAATTAGCTGATAAAAAATTAAAACCATTTGAGGATAATGATGCTGGAGATATTGAATATAAACAGAAATTACTAAGAAACTATATTATTAAAAATCCCAATTCGTATGTAGCATTTTGGGAAATTGTAAGTGATTTTTCAAAGTATGGATTTAACAGAAGTTATATAGAGAATATGCCATTATTCTCTAAAAAGATAAAAGGAATATTCGGCTATAAAGAATTTGATAAAGTATTAAAATTAGAAAATTCTACGGGTGTAGGAGGAAACTTTCCTGACCTAAAGCTTAATTCTTCTGATAAAATAAACACTTCCAATTTCTCTGATTATAAACTTACATTAATTGATTATTGGGCAACCACCTGCAAACCCTGTATTAAAGACCTGCCAAAATTGGTCAATTTATATGAAACCTATAAAGGAAAGGGAATTCAATTTATAAGTGTTGCAGATGATACTGTAAAAGAAAGAATGGATCGGGCAAATAAAATTCTAAGTGAAAATAAAGTAACCTGGAAAAACTATTTTGATCTTAATAAAGAATTTATCACAAAGCTTCATGCTACAGGCTATCCATTACAAATCCTCGTGGATCAAAATGGAAAGATCATAGCCAGAAAATTTGGAGAGCTGGATCAAATTACAACAGAAATAGAAAAGTATATTCAATAA
- a CDS encoding TetR/AcrR family transcriptional regulator, producing MQKEKVRDRIIRVASDLFYKQGFNSTGINQIIAEADIAIGSLYNHFSSKNELLKAYLIKEELKWFSGFEEHSLKIVSSKDKIFALIDYRKKLQTSSKFAGCHFIKINAEIGDSNPVISDFVMQHKEKQQAMIKELVIQYNAEGGSVNTDEITANIRLLLEGAVVISTIHKNTNAFDQTKKIIQGLLP from the coding sequence ATGCAAAAGGAGAAAGTAAGAGACCGTATTATCAGAGTTGCGTCAGATCTCTTTTATAAGCAAGGTTTTAACTCAACCGGAATTAATCAGATCATCGCTGAAGCAGATATCGCAATTGGTTCATTATACAACCACTTTTCATCTAAAAATGAACTTTTAAAAGCTTATTTAATTAAAGAAGAACTAAAGTGGTTCAGTGGATTTGAAGAACATTCTTTAAAAATTGTTTCATCGAAAGATAAAATATTTGCTTTAATAGACTATCGTAAAAAGCTTCAGACCTCTTCAAAATTTGCCGGATGTCATTTTATTAAGATCAATGCTGAGATAGGGGATAGCAATCCTGTGATTTCTGATTTTGTTATGCAGCATAAAGAAAAACAGCAGGCAATGATCAAGGAATTGGTCATTCAGTATAATGCGGAGGGTGGATCTGTAAATACAGATGAGATAACGGCTAATATACGTCTGCTTTTAGAAGGAGCTGTTGTGATTTCTACAATTCATAAAAATACAAATGCATTTGATCAGACAAAAAAAATAATTCAAGGCTTATTGCCTTAA
- a CDS encoding outer membrane beta-barrel family protein — translation MTRKIIVFLCILSSSFIFAQSIEGIITDKENKPAAETEILVTKDNEKFSAITDEKGAFKIALKKNGNYLLEIIQDGIKTESEKISITGNLKKDIQLKGAPPTEQKIEGVTVTVKKKLFERKVDRLVFNVESSVASQGIDVVEALSKTPMVRATDDAITIAGKSNVAIMVNDRLLNLSGQELINYLKTLRSDDVAKIEVITTPPAKYEAEGKSGLINIVLKKNTNLGWNGSLQTSGSYYYGRPTVSTRSGASFNYQGNKLSLTANLSAGDNYWENKAYNYLTGTTNSNYWNTDTKNSNNYKYKGGNLKGEYKINDKNLVGFNYNYSFSNPLEQAENYTSIFNETGKLNLFSDSKNKNHRNVHNTNAFYDIKLDTSGSKLSLSANLLINNSDAKNFYNTVTDNTVSTFTNPISKYRIYSGQADLEKSFSKIKTESGLKYTTIRNNSDFNFFNIEDGQFTINKERTNTFNYNEQNYAAYVSTSFKINDKWDAKAGLRYEYTTLEGVSLNDNSSAKIKYGKFFPTAYLSYKANENNTFSLNYSRRITRPYFGNLNPFKYYTSEFEYKTGNPYLLPSFSDNFEFGYVLKNNFNVTLYYNYNKDNWDRIQVVQDNLKYNIVKNFYNEDQAGINISYNYNKLKWLESNVFVNGFYAKSKSYLPEAVAAAGGFGGNLNLDNNFFLNKEKTVTLMLGLWSYLPNRDGNTDYYGNSSIYTGVKLNLMQKNLMINLYVNDLLNTNRDRGIEYYPNYNVEYYSKGITRNVYLAVTYKFGNNDVKGATKQVNFEESSRAGGNGGN, via the coding sequence ATGACCCGAAAGATAATTGTTTTCTTATGTATTCTATCTTCTTCTTTTATTTTTGCACAAAGCATTGAAGGGATTATTACCGACAAGGAAAATAAACCAGCAGCAGAAACAGAGATACTTGTTACAAAAGATAATGAAAAATTTTCTGCAATTACGGATGAAAAAGGTGCGTTTAAAATTGCTCTTAAAAAGAATGGAAATTACTTACTGGAAATAATACAAGATGGTATAAAAACTGAAAGTGAAAAAATAAGCATTACAGGGAATCTGAAAAAAGACATTCAATTAAAAGGAGCGCCACCTACAGAACAGAAGATAGAAGGAGTAACCGTTACGGTAAAGAAAAAACTATTCGAAAGAAAAGTCGATCGGTTGGTTTTTAATGTTGAAAGTTCCGTGGCATCCCAGGGGATCGATGTTGTGGAAGCACTATCCAAGACTCCAATGGTCCGTGCTACGGATGATGCCATTACTATCGCAGGAAAAAGTAATGTTGCCATTATGGTCAACGACCGTCTTTTAAATTTATCCGGACAGGAGCTTATTAATTATCTAAAAACATTACGCTCTGATGATGTTGCTAAAATTGAAGTGATCACTACACCTCCAGCAAAGTATGAAGCAGAAGGCAAAAGCGGATTGATTAATATTGTTTTAAAGAAAAATACAAATTTAGGCTGGAATGGTTCTTTACAAACCTCTGGAAGCTACTATTATGGACGGCCCACAGTGAGTACAAGAAGTGGAGCCAGTTTTAATTATCAGGGAAATAAATTATCACTGACAGCCAATTTATCTGCAGGAGATAATTATTGGGAGAATAAAGCTTACAATTATCTTACAGGAACTACCAATTCAAACTACTGGAACACCGATACAAAAAACTCAAATAATTACAAATACAAGGGTGGAAACCTTAAAGGTGAATATAAGATCAATGATAAAAACCTTGTTGGGTTCAATTATAATTATTCCTTTAGTAATCCTTTAGAACAAGCTGAAAATTACACTTCTATTTTCAATGAAACAGGAAAACTAAACCTTTTCTCAGACAGTAAAAATAAAAACCATAGAAACGTTCACAATACCAATGCTTTTTATGATATAAAGCTCGATACTTCGGGGAGTAAACTTAGTTTATCAGCCAATCTACTGATTAATAACTCGGATGCAAAAAATTTCTATAATACAGTTACCGACAATACAGTTTCAACTTTTACAAATCCTATAAGCAAATACCGAATTTACTCCGGACAGGCTGATTTAGAAAAAAGCTTCTCAAAAATAAAAACAGAATCCGGTTTAAAGTATACTACTATTAGAAACAATTCCGATTTTAATTTCTTTAATATCGAAGACGGTCAGTTTACAATCAATAAAGAAAGAACAAATACATTCAATTATAATGAGCAGAATTATGCTGCGTATGTTTCCACAAGTTTTAAAATTAATGATAAATGGGATGCCAAAGCAGGACTTCGCTACGAATACACCACTTTGGAAGGTGTATCATTAAATGATAATTCTTCGGCAAAGATCAAATACGGAAAGTTTTTTCCTACAGCTTATCTAAGCTATAAAGCCAATGAAAATAATACTTTCTCTTTAAATTATTCAAGAAGAATTACCCGTCCTTATTTTGGAAATTTAAATCCTTTCAAATATTATACTTCTGAATTTGAGTATAAGACCGGAAATCCTTATCTCCTTCCTTCATTTTCAGATAACTTCGAATTCGGATATGTTCTGAAAAATAATTTCAACGTTACATTGTATTATAACTATAATAAAGACAATTGGGACAGAATTCAGGTAGTCCAGGACAATCTTAAATACAATATCGTAAAGAACTTTTATAATGAAGATCAGGCAGGAATTAATATCAGTTATAACTATAACAAATTAAAATGGCTGGAATCCAATGTTTTTGTAAACGGTTTTTATGCTAAATCGAAATCTTACCTTCCTGAAGCCGTAGCTGCAGCAGGAGGATTTGGAGGAAATCTAAATCTGGACAATAACTTCTTCTTAAACAAAGAGAAAACAGTCACATTGATGCTTGGGTTATGGAGCTATCTACCCAACAGAGATGGAAATACCGATTACTATGGGAATTCTTCTATTTACACCGGAGTAAAATTAAATCTTATGCAGAAAAATCTTATGATCAATTTGTATGTAAACGACCTATTAAATACCAATCGTGACAGAGGAATAGAATATTATCCTAATTATAATGTAGAGTATTATTCAAAAGGAATTACCCGGAATGTGTACCTTGCTGTAACCTATAAATTTGGAAATAATGATGTAAAAGGAGCTACGAAACAGGTAAATTTTGAAGAATCAAGCAGAGCAGGTGGAAATGGTGGTAATTAA
- a CDS encoding MFS transporter, which produces MKNNTFKLIVILFAQLLTIMDIFIINVSIPSIQNDINATNGEMQLIIASYLIGFASFLITGGRLGDLYGRKKIFIIGLFFFMISSIACGLSSHSVLLMISRFVQGVSAALMSPQVLSMIQIFFPDHENRTKAMGWYGITIGLGTLSGQFLGGYFSSLTFMEESWRLIFLINIPICLLAIFLGWKVLDESKNSLESSFDFMGIFLLATGLFCFTYSLTMMEHDNERMKNILLLAVSTVILFFFIKNQKARMEQTKSYLIDLKLFEFRNFNIGIIAVSFFFIMLDSYFYILSLFFQDGLKISPLHSGEIIVFQGLGFILASIISPTLIFRYGKRFLIFGLTIIISVLIAQGYLFSKHSSFLLLYILLFIHGLGVGSIIPSLANIALSGIPGKLAGNASGVYVTFQQSAAILGIILIGSIFYYFLGTKPLFIDYQKAFIAALFTNILCLIVVIICIWRTPEGLLLKKK; this is translated from the coding sequence ATGAAAAATAATACTTTTAAATTAATAGTGATCCTTTTTGCTCAATTGCTCACTATTATGGATATTTTTATCATTAATGTTTCCATTCCTTCTATTCAGAATGATATTAATGCGACTAATGGAGAAATGCAGCTGATCATTGCTTCATACCTCATTGGTTTTGCTTCGTTTCTGATTACTGGTGGGAGATTGGGAGATCTGTATGGAAGAAAGAAGATATTTATAATTGGATTGTTCTTTTTTATGATAAGCTCTATAGCATGTGGACTATCTTCCCATTCAGTATTGCTTATGATCTCCAGATTTGTACAAGGGGTTAGTGCTGCATTGATGTCTCCTCAGGTCTTATCCATGATACAGATTTTTTTCCCAGATCATGAAAATCGAACCAAAGCAATGGGATGGTATGGCATTACCATAGGTCTTGGGACATTATCCGGGCAGTTTTTAGGAGGATATTTTTCATCACTCACTTTCATGGAAGAATCATGGCGTCTTATTTTTCTGATCAATATTCCGATTTGTCTCTTAGCCATCTTTTTAGGGTGGAAAGTTCTGGACGAATCTAAGAATAGTTTAGAAAGCAGTTTCGACTTTATGGGTATTTTCTTATTAGCAACCGGACTTTTTTGCTTTACCTATTCGCTTACAATGATGGAACATGATAATGAGAGAATGAAAAATATTCTTTTACTCGCTGTATCTACTGTTATTTTGTTCTTTTTCATTAAAAATCAAAAAGCAAGAATGGAGCAGACAAAATCCTATTTAATAGATCTTAAACTTTTTGAATTTAGAAATTTTAATATAGGAATTATTGCTGTTTCGTTTTTCTTCATCATGCTAGATTCTTACTTTTATATTCTGTCCCTTTTCTTTCAGGATGGATTAAAGATCAGTCCCCTGCACTCAGGAGAAATTATTGTTTTTCAGGGCCTGGGATTTATTTTGGCATCTATTATCTCACCAACACTGATATTTAGGTATGGAAAGAGATTTCTGATTTTTGGATTGACAATAATTATTTCAGTTTTGATAGCGCAGGGTTATCTGTTCTCTAAACACTCTTCCTTTTTGTTACTCTACATACTGCTTTTTATTCATGGATTGGGAGTGGGTTCTATTATTCCTTCGCTGGCTAATATTGCATTGTCAGGGATTCCTGGAAAATTAGCAGGAAATGCTTCTGGGGTATATGTTACGTTTCAGCAATCTGCTGCCATCTTAGGGATAATTCTGATAGGAAGTATATTCTATTATTTTCTTGGCACAAAACCTTTATTTATAGATTATCAGAAGGCTTTTATTGCTGCCTTATTTACCAATATTCTGTGTCTGATCGTTGTGATCATTTGTATTTGGAGAACACCAGAGGGGCTTTTGCTTAAAAAAAAATGA
- a CDS encoding Atu1372/SO_1960 family protein, whose product MKKLSKIISIFLLLIMTQSMTAQEHKAKVLVLFYSDNGGTYELAKEISKGIESKGNAQAVIKQVKASTNPKLKDIPVASVEELTSYDGIAFGSPIYFGNISTGMSEFLSKTVGLWTSHSLEGMPATVFMSAGSGAGKELAIQSFWNSLAVHGMVLVSNGIRGVENVDKNTPQGNTVLGVTSLASVKNVERPSESERYIARLQGENFAKVTLALKGTFSNKTAVINPAVEKSADINTVLKQKQIILPLVPKPAGNYQPYVRSGNLIFINQVALKDGKIINPGKLGLALTEEQVKEATKVTMLNVLSVLNEAVGGDLNRVKRCVQLTGIFNTKDDYTKHADLMNVASNLAVDVFGDKGKHARATFGASSIPVNSSVEIQAIFEVE is encoded by the coding sequence ATGAAAAAATTAAGCAAGATCATCTCTATCTTTTTACTGCTTATAATGACCCAATCTATGACTGCACAAGAACATAAAGCTAAGGTATTAGTTCTCTTCTATTCAGATAATGGCGGAACTTACGAATTGGCAAAAGAAATATCAAAAGGAATTGAAAGCAAAGGAAACGCACAGGCTGTCATCAAGCAGGTAAAAGCCTCTACCAATCCTAAACTTAAAGACATTCCTGTTGCGTCTGTTGAAGAACTTACATCCTATGATGGGATTGCATTCGGATCTCCTATTTACTTTGGAAATATCAGTACAGGAATGAGTGAGTTTTTGTCAAAAACTGTTGGCCTATGGACCAGCCATTCTTTAGAAGGGATGCCTGCTACTGTATTTATGTCTGCAGGAAGTGGAGCTGGAAAAGAACTAGCTATTCAGTCTTTTTGGAACAGCCTAGCCGTTCACGGAATGGTTTTGGTTTCTAATGGAATCCGTGGTGTTGAAAATGTTGATAAAAACACACCACAAGGAAACACTGTTCTTGGAGTAACAAGCCTTGCTTCCGTAAAAAATGTTGAGCGTCCGAGTGAAAGTGAACGTTATATAGCACGGTTACAGGGTGAAAACTTTGCAAAAGTGACGTTGGCTCTGAAAGGTACTTTTTCGAACAAGACAGCTGTCATCAATCCTGCTGTTGAAAAATCAGCAGATATTAACACTGTTCTGAAACAAAAGCAAATCATTCTTCCTCTAGTACCCAAGCCTGCAGGAAATTATCAGCCTTATGTACGTTCGGGAAATCTTATTTTTATCAATCAGGTAGCTTTAAAAGATGGCAAAATTATAAATCCGGGAAAACTGGGCCTGGCACTTACTGAAGAACAGGTAAAAGAGGCCACAAAAGTAACAATGCTGAATGTCCTGTCTGTTCTGAATGAAGCTGTAGGTGGGGATCTCAATCGTGTAAAACGATGTGTACAATTAACCGGAATTTTTAATACAAAAGATGATTACACAAAACATGCTGATCTGATGAATGTGGCTTCCAATTTAGCTGTAGACGTCTTTGGGGACAAAGGAAAACATGCCAGAGCCACTTTTGGAGCATCTTCAATTCCTGTCAACTCTTCTGTAGAAATTCAGGCTATCTTCGAAGTAGAATAG
- a CDS encoding helix-turn-helix domain-containing protein has translation MSDTQSEYNGYRISVPLEFETIFSHFYFAENTSERAVTKTLLPTYQTIMLFCFGESASMITKEKTKITVDQCIVFGPIRHSFDYTLPSKTSILVANFKDDAFYRFFGKACISYHTAMNPDDLLSENCFTNLWHQISKITSTQQQVDHILEFCKPYLQDRDSTSQLLSNFTNKNLNPIKTIAGKTNQSERNIQLKQKEQFGYSSKEINRYNRFSKAIQLIEKEIANQNKVEWFTIVDECNYYDQSQLIHDFKHFIHLSPSQYLKFQQDICNPKSE, from the coding sequence ATGTCAGATACGCAATCAGAATATAACGGATACAGGATCTCAGTTCCTTTAGAATTTGAGACCATATTCTCACACTTTTATTTCGCAGAAAACACTTCTGAAAGGGCTGTTACCAAAACACTATTACCTACCTATCAGACCATAATGCTATTTTGCTTTGGAGAGAGTGCTTCAATGATCACTAAGGAGAAAACAAAGATAACCGTTGATCAATGTATTGTCTTTGGTCCTATCAGACATTCTTTTGATTATACCCTACCATCTAAAACTTCCATTTTAGTCGCTAATTTTAAAGATGATGCTTTTTACCGTTTTTTTGGAAAAGCATGTATTTCATATCATACTGCAATGAATCCTGATGATCTTCTTTCAGAAAACTGTTTTACCAATTTATGGCATCAGATTTCAAAAATCACCTCTACGCAGCAACAGGTGGATCATATTCTTGAGTTTTGTAAACCCTATCTGCAAGACCGAGATAGTACAAGTCAGCTTTTAAGCAACTTTACTAATAAAAATTTGAATCCTATCAAAACCATTGCCGGGAAAACCAATCAAAGTGAGCGGAATATTCAACTAAAACAAAAAGAACAGTTTGGATATTCATCCAAAGAGATCAATCGTTACAATCGCTTTTCAAAAGCCATCCAGCTTATTGAAAAAGAAATAGCCAATCAAAATAAAGTAGAATGGTTTACCATTGTCGATGAATGCAATTATTATGATCAAAGCCAGCTGATTCATGATTTCAAACATTTTATTCACCTCTCGCCTTCACAATATCTGAAATTCCAACAG
- the dapB gene encoding 4-hydroxy-tetrahydrodipicolinate reductase produces the protein MIKVFVAGATGWAGSELSKGIFKQEGMKLVGGLSRSNNGKNLAEILDLGNEEIPVFDSIEKALDTVDFDVLFDYTKPDIAKANILAVLKRGKKVIVGTSGLTSEDYAEIEKTALENNTSVLAVGNFAITVVLLQKFAEIAAKYIPNYEIIDYAHELKIDTPSGTVRELAHRLAQVQKPTVHIPTDQLIGEKETRGADMEGVHVHSVRLPGYVIAVETIFGLKDERLTIRHDSGTSAEPYVKGGLLAIEKIGTFKGLRRGLDTVMDF, from the coding sequence ATGATCAAAGTATTCGTTGCAGGAGCTACCGGATGGGCAGGCTCTGAGCTAAGCAAAGGTATCTTTAAGCAGGAAGGAATGAAATTAGTTGGTGGCTTATCCCGATCCAATAACGGGAAAAATCTGGCTGAGATCCTTGATTTAGGAAATGAGGAGATTCCTGTATTTGACAGTATTGAAAAAGCACTTGATACTGTGGATTTCGATGTTCTGTTTGATTATACAAAACCCGATATTGCCAAGGCTAATATTCTGGCAGTTTTAAAAAGAGGTAAAAAAGTAATCGTGGGAACTTCCGGACTAACCAGTGAAGATTACGCAGAAATAGAAAAAACAGCTCTTGAAAACAACACTTCCGTTTTGGCTGTAGGAAACTTTGCTATTACGGTCGTTCTTTTACAAAAATTTGCAGAAATTGCCGCTAAATACATCCCGAATTACGAAATCATTGATTATGCCCATGAGCTTAAAATTGATACTCCAAGTGGAACAGTAAGAGAATTGGCACATCGTCTTGCACAGGTTCAGAAGCCAACCGTTCACATTCCTACTGATCAATTAATTGGTGAAAAAGAAACAAGAGGTGCAGATATGGAGGGAGTTCATGTTCATTCTGTGCGACTTCCTGGGTATGTAATTGCTGTGGAAACTATTTTCGGATTAAAAGACGAAAGATTAACAATAAGACATGATTCCGGGACAAGTGCAGAACCATATGTAAAAGGAGGTTTACTGGCTATTGAAAAAATAGGAACATTTAAAGGTCTTCGTAGAGGTCTGGATACTGTGATGGATTTCTAA
- a CDS encoding NAD-dependent epimerase/dehydratase family protein, whose protein sequence is MIQEHLSLVSGANGHLGNNLVRFLLKNGIPVRATVRNSKNKKAFEGLDCEVIEADITDKVSFIEALQGVETFYAVGAAFKLWAKDPKKEIYDVNMLGTQNTIEAAAEAGVKRIVYVSSIAALDYTKLPTREDYGYNPDRRNMYYNSKNDGEKLAFELAKKLGIELVSVMPSAMIGSESFLPLNVSYGVLKLILNKEIPVDTKITLNWIDVKDVAEGCYLAAQKGRNGERYILANEKCMTITDTTILADRLFPQLKIKVPSSVPKFLLYAIAGMMELFAKLNDKTPVLTRKDIAMFSGLQQNFDISKARNELGFNPKDPESVVKEALQYLMEHHKMR, encoded by the coding sequence ATGATACAAGAACATCTAAGCTTAGTCTCAGGAGCTAACGGACATTTAGGCAACAATTTAGTAAGATTTTTGCTGAAAAATGGAATTCCAGTAAGGGCGACAGTAAGAAATAGTAAGAATAAAAAGGCCTTTGAAGGATTAGATTGCGAAGTGATCGAAGCAGATATTACTGATAAGGTTTCATTTATAGAAGCACTTCAGGGAGTGGAGACCTTTTATGCCGTAGGCGCAGCTTTTAAATTATGGGCAAAAGATCCTAAAAAAGAAATCTATGATGTTAATATGTTGGGGACCCAGAATACTATTGAAGCTGCTGCTGAAGCTGGTGTTAAAAGAATTGTTTATGTAAGTTCTATTGCAGCTCTGGATTATACAAAATTACCAACCCGGGAAGATTACGGATATAATCCTGATCGGAGAAATATGTATTACAATTCTAAGAATGATGGTGAAAAGCTTGCATTTGAATTGGCTAAAAAACTAGGGATAGAATTGGTTTCTGTTATGCCTTCTGCAATGATAGGAAGTGAATCTTTTTTGCCTTTGAATGTTTCCTACGGAGTTCTAAAACTAATATTAAATAAAGAAATTCCGGTAGATACAAAGATAACACTGAATTGGATTGATGTAAAAGATGTTGCAGAGGGCTGTTACCTTGCAGCTCAAAAAGGACGCAATGGAGAAAGGTATATTCTGGCGAATGAAAAATGCATGACCATAACCGATACAACGATTCTGGCAGATCGGCTTTTTCCCCAGCTCAAAATCAAAGTGCCTTCTTCTGTTCCTAAATTTTTATTGTACGCGATCGCTGGGATGATGGAGCTTTTTGCTAAATTAAATGACAAAACTCCTGTTTTGACAAGGAAAGATATAGCTATGTTTTCAGGCTTACAACAAAATTTTGATATTTCTAAAGCTAGAAACGAACTGGGATTTAATCCTAAAGACCCTGAAAGTGTGGTTAAAGAAGCCCTACAATATTTAATGGAACATCACAAAATGCGATGA
- a CDS encoding Crp/Fnr family transcriptional regulator gives MILVKLDMHKKLLKYIESAYHFSSYEKAMIEEYFEPVIYSKNTIIEEEDKIPQYLYYIVSGYLRLFHFNQDGNEVTTHINCPPGFFTSYFHFINQTRSKENIECITACKLLRITKENLDRLTDKSSGMKDFSISVFQKSIAYNENRSRELSALSAEQRYLKLIEDYPEIVQNVPVQYIASFLGMKPESLSRIRRKLIN, from the coding sequence ATGATACTTGTAAAATTGGATATGCACAAAAAGCTTTTAAAATACATAGAATCAGCTTACCATTTCAGTTCATATGAAAAGGCAATGATTGAGGAATATTTTGAACCTGTTATTTATTCTAAAAATACAATCATTGAAGAAGAAGATAAGATTCCGCAGTATTTATATTATATTGTTTCAGGTTACTTAAGGCTATTTCATTTTAACCAAGATGGTAATGAAGTTACCACTCATATCAACTGTCCACCAGGTTTTTTTACCTCTTACTTTCATTTTATCAACCAAACCCGATCAAAAGAAAATATTGAATGCATCACTGCATGTAAACTTTTACGGATTACAAAGGAAAACCTTGACCGGCTAACAGATAAAAGCAGTGGAATGAAGGATTTTAGTATTTCTGTATTTCAAAAATCTATCGCTTACAATGAAAATCGTTCGCGAGAATTGTCTGCATTAAGTGCTGAGCAACGCTATCTAAAGCTTATTGAAGACTATCCTGAGATCGTTCAAAATGTCCCTGTTCAATATATTGCGTCTTTTTTAGGGATGAAACCGGAAAGCCTCAGTCGAATCCGCAGGAAATTAATTAACTAA
- a CDS encoding TetR/AcrR family transcriptional regulator: MKTKEKIISTALRLFNEKGYNNITTRHIAAELNISPGNLHYHFKHSEDIIKVIFSELILEMDKMMNNLNEAEVKTLESLFDFTFHTYEIFYSYRFIFLNFVDILKKIPQIEAQYEKITMGRKNEFQTIFSDFQKNKVFQENLPDFIIENLSTQIFIIADNWVTHNSITLKLPKDEAIKHYSLIQMNLFYPLLNPEQQELYKLNYINK; the protein is encoded by the coding sequence ATGAAAACCAAGGAAAAGATCATATCAACGGCGCTTCGTCTTTTTAATGAAAAGGGTTATAATAACATAACTACAAGACATATTGCTGCTGAACTAAATATTAGTCCTGGAAATCTGCATTATCATTTTAAACATTCTGAAGATATTATAAAAGTTATTTTTTCGGAACTAATACTTGAGATGGATAAAATGATGAATAACCTGAATGAAGCTGAAGTTAAAACCTTAGAAAGTCTTTTTGATTTCACCTTTCATACGTATGAAATATTCTACTCTTACCGTTTTATTTTTCTCAATTTTGTTGATATTTTAAAAAAGATCCCCCAAATAGAAGCTCAATATGAAAAGATCACAATGGGCAGAAAAAATGAATTTCAGACTATTTTTTCGGACTTCCAGAAAAACAAAGTTTTTCAGGAGAACCTTCCTGATTTTATTATAGAAAACCTTAGTACACAGATATTTATTATCGCCGATAATTGGGTTACCCATAATAGCATCACTTTAAAGCTGCCAAAAGACGAAGCAATAAAGCACTATAGCCTTATACAGATGAATTTATTTTATCCGCTACTGAATCCGGAACAGCAGGAATTATACAAATTAAATTACATAAATAAATAG